One segment of Mycolicibacterium neworleansense DNA contains the following:
- a CDS encoding amidohydrolase family protein has product MTQKVIDCLANVHFGETENQPTFMKKVRDDYFKGPTSMYDPIDLAEMLDEMDTHGVQKAILMDSLAKPSVTARKFVEAHPDRFALAMGGVNLLRPMPSLRELAAVVADLPVAYTVVGPSFWGDGQYPPSDAVYYPLYTKCAEMELPLCVNTGIPGPPIPGEVQNPIHLDRVCVRFPELKLCMIHGADPWWDIAIRMLIKYQNLRLMTSAWSPKRLPDSLLHFIRTRGKNKVIFASDFPVLRMQRVVPEALALDLPADVLDNYLYNNAAEFFFGEEKEN; this is encoded by the coding sequence ATGACGCAGAAGGTGATTGACTGTCTGGCCAACGTGCACTTCGGCGAGACCGAGAACCAGCCCACCTTCATGAAGAAGGTGCGCGACGACTACTTCAAGGGCCCGACGTCGATGTATGACCCCATCGATCTGGCCGAGATGCTCGACGAGATGGACACCCACGGCGTGCAGAAGGCCATCCTGATGGATTCGCTGGCCAAGCCGTCGGTGACCGCCCGGAAGTTCGTCGAGGCGCATCCCGATCGCTTCGCACTGGCGATGGGCGGGGTCAACCTGTTGCGGCCCATGCCGTCGTTGCGTGAACTCGCGGCCGTCGTGGCGGACCTGCCGGTCGCCTATACCGTTGTCGGACCCAGCTTCTGGGGAGACGGGCAGTACCCGCCGAGCGACGCGGTCTACTACCCGCTCTACACCAAGTGCGCCGAGATGGAACTGCCGCTGTGTGTGAACACCGGCATCCCGGGTCCGCCGATTCCGGGTGAGGTGCAGAACCCCATACACCTCGACCGCGTGTGCGTGCGGTTCCCGGAGCTGAAGCTGTGCATGATCCACGGCGCGGATCCGTGGTGGGACATCGCGATCCGGATGCTGATCAAATACCAGAACCTGCGGTTGATGACCTCGGCCTGGTCGCCGAAGCGGTTACCCGATTCGCTGCTGCACTTCATACGCACCCGCGGCAAGAACAAGGTCATCTTCGCCTCGGATTTCCCGGTGCTGCGCATGCAGCGCGTCGTGCCCGAGGCGCTGGCATTGGATCTGCCGGCAGACGTGCTCGACAACTACCTCTACAACAATGCCGCGGAGTTCTTCTTCGGCGAAGAGAAGGAGAACTGA
- a CDS encoding acyl-CoA synthetase, whose product MAEWTIGAVVDAIAEAVPDREMTVCGTRRTTFAQGAELTRRLANFLASYGLGAYRERPDLNRWECGQDVVALVMHNDLYPEMVIGCLKARTVPVNVNYYYSPGEVADLLAYLNPRAVIYHRSLGAKFADVLGDGVAELLISVDDGDGDELPGSVTLEDAMAQGDTDRDITPSPDDLLMVCTGGTTGRPKGVMWRQGDIYVSSMNGADHEQVSEIHHKVAHAGPPWFAVSPLMHAAGMWTAFSGLLSGQTVVLHDTKPRFDPRSVLETAQREKIGLMTMVGDAYAAPIVEELGRRSYDLSSMFAIGTGGAATNPKHQRALLEHIPQITIINGFGSSETGNMGFGHTQRETPTAETFQLRAGGLVLADDYSRFLDPGDTEVGWVARNGRIPLGYFNDEAATARTFPEVAGQRVVVSGDRASLDADGTLRLFGRDSLVVNTGGEKVFVEEIEEALRAHPQVVDALAVGRPSERWGEELVALVAVRDAVDAAALREHCATRLARFKLPKDVLFVEEIRRLGNGKADYRWAKGLASEQAEARA is encoded by the coding sequence ATGGCTGAATGGACGATCGGCGCCGTCGTCGATGCGATCGCCGAGGCGGTACCCGACCGGGAGATGACGGTGTGCGGCACCCGTCGCACCACTTTCGCGCAGGGCGCTGAGCTGACCCGGCGGCTCGCGAACTTCCTGGCCTCATACGGCTTGGGGGCGTACCGGGAGCGCCCGGACCTGAACCGTTGGGAGTGCGGTCAGGACGTCGTCGCGCTCGTCATGCACAACGACCTGTACCCCGAGATGGTGATCGGCTGCCTCAAGGCGCGCACGGTCCCGGTCAACGTCAACTATTACTACTCGCCGGGCGAGGTGGCTGACCTGCTGGCGTACCTCAATCCGCGGGCGGTGATCTACCACCGTTCGTTGGGGGCAAAGTTCGCCGACGTGCTCGGTGACGGTGTTGCCGAGCTGTTGATCTCCGTCGATGACGGGGACGGTGACGAGCTGCCGGGTTCGGTGACTCTGGAAGACGCTATGGCACAAGGGGATACCGATCGGGACATCACCCCGTCGCCTGATGACCTGCTGATGGTCTGCACCGGCGGCACGACCGGCCGTCCCAAGGGCGTGATGTGGCGTCAAGGCGACATCTACGTGTCGTCGATGAACGGCGCCGATCACGAGCAGGTCAGCGAGATCCACCACAAGGTGGCCCATGCCGGGCCGCCCTGGTTCGCGGTGTCGCCGCTGATGCACGCCGCCGGGATGTGGACAGCGTTCTCCGGCCTGCTGTCCGGCCAGACCGTCGTGCTGCACGACACCAAGCCACGCTTCGACCCGCGTTCGGTGCTCGAAACCGCGCAGCGGGAGAAGATCGGGCTGATGACGATGGTCGGCGACGCATACGCCGCACCGATCGTCGAGGAGCTCGGCCGGCGGAGTTATGACCTCTCGTCGATGTTCGCCATCGGTACCGGCGGGGCCGCCACCAATCCGAAACATCAACGCGCACTGCTGGAACACATTCCGCAGATCACCATCATCAACGGGTTCGGCTCCTCGGAGACCGGCAACATGGGATTCGGCCACACCCAGCGCGAGACCCCGACCGCCGAAACCTTCCAGTTGCGGGCCGGCGGGCTGGTACTCGCCGACGACTACTCCCGTTTCCTGGATCCCGGCGACACCGAGGTGGGCTGGGTGGCGCGCAACGGTCGCATCCCGCTCGGCTACTTCAACGACGAGGCGGCGACGGCGAGGACCTTCCCCGAGGTGGCCGGTCAACGCGTGGTGGTCTCGGGTGACCGTGCCTCGCTCGATGCCGACGGCACCCTGCGCCTGTTCGGGCGGGACTCGTTGGTGGTCAACACCGGTGGCGAGAAGGTGTTCGTCGAGGAGATCGAGGAAGCCCTGCGAGCACATCCGCAAGTCGTGGATGCGCTGGCAGTCGGGCGGCCCAGCGAGCGGTGGGGTGAGGAGCTGGTGGCGCTGGTGGCCGTGCGCGACGCGGTCGACGCGGCCGCGCTCCGGGAGCACTGCGCGACCCGGTTGGCCCGCTTCAAACTTCCCAAGGACGTGCTGTTCGTCGAGGAGATCCGCAGACTCGGCAACGGCAAGGCCGACTACCGCTGGGCCAAGGGTCTGGCTTCGGAGCAAGCAGAGGCGAGGGCATGA
- a CDS encoding amidohydrolase family protein, with amino-acid sequence MTEAPERLPYLAVDVDNHYYEPIDAFTRHLPKEFRSRGVQMVQDGKRTLAVMGGTVNHFIPNPTFDPIIEPGCLDLLFRGEIPEGVDPASLMKVDRLSDHPEYQNRDARLEVLDRQRLETVFMLPTFACGVEEGLKHDIEATMASVHAFNLWLDEDWGFDRPDGRFVSAPIISLADPEKAVEEVDFVIGRGAKLVCVRPAPVPGAVRPRSLGDPLHDPVWARLAEAGVAVVFHLSDSGYMAVPALWGGSGVFKGFGKRDPLDMVIMDDRAIHDTMASMIVHQVFTRHPKLKVCSIENGSYFVYRLIKRLKKAANNAPYHFKEDPVEQLRNNVWIAPYYEDDVKLLADTIGVDKILFGSDWPHGEGLADPTTFTADIPQFPEFSLEDTRKVMRDNALELLGDVTRTAPGVSHLVPA; translated from the coding sequence ATGACCGAAGCTCCCGAACGGCTTCCGTACCTGGCCGTCGACGTCGACAACCACTACTACGAGCCGATCGATGCGTTCACCCGGCACCTGCCCAAGGAGTTCCGCAGCCGCGGCGTGCAGATGGTGCAGGACGGCAAACGAACCCTGGCCGTGATGGGCGGAACGGTCAACCACTTCATCCCCAACCCGACCTTCGACCCGATCATCGAACCGGGCTGCCTGGATCTGCTGTTCCGTGGCGAGATCCCCGAGGGCGTCGATCCCGCCTCCCTGATGAAGGTGGACCGGCTCTCAGACCACCCCGAGTATCAGAATCGCGATGCCCGACTGGAGGTGCTCGACCGCCAGCGCCTCGAAACCGTGTTCATGTTGCCGACGTTCGCCTGCGGCGTGGAGGAGGGACTCAAGCACGACATCGAGGCCACCATGGCCTCGGTGCACGCCTTCAACCTGTGGCTGGACGAGGACTGGGGATTCGACCGACCTGACGGCCGCTTCGTGTCGGCACCGATCATCTCGCTCGCCGATCCCGAGAAGGCGGTCGAGGAAGTCGATTTCGTGATCGGCCGCGGCGCCAAGCTGGTGTGTGTGCGCCCGGCCCCGGTACCCGGCGCGGTCAGGCCGCGGTCCCTCGGCGACCCGCTCCATGATCCGGTGTGGGCCCGGCTGGCCGAGGCCGGCGTGGCCGTGGTCTTCCATCTGTCGGACTCCGGGTACATGGCCGTGCCGGCCCTGTGGGGCGGCAGCGGGGTGTTCAAAGGGTTCGGCAAGCGTGATCCGCTCGACATGGTGATCATGGACGACCGTGCGATCCACGACACCATGGCCTCGATGATCGTGCACCAGGTGTTCACCCGGCATCCCAAGCTCAAGGTGTGCAGCATCGAGAACGGCTCCTACTTCGTCTACCGGCTGATCAAACGGCTGAAGAAGGCGGCCAACAATGCGCCGTATCACTTCAAGGAGGATCCGGTCGAGCAGCTGCGCAACAACGTATGGATCGCGCCCTACTACGAGGACGATGTCAAGCTGCTCGCCGACACCATCGGCGTCGACAAGATCCTGTTCGGCTCCGACTGGCCGCACGGTGAGGGACTGGCCGATCCGACCACCTTCACCGCGGACATCCCGCAGTTCCCCGAGTTCAGCCTGGAGGACACCCGAAAGGTCATGCGCGACAACGCGCTCGAACTGCTCGGCGACGTCACTCGGACCGCGCCCGGTGTATCGCATCTGGTGCCGGCGTAG
- a CDS encoding enoyl-CoA hydratase produces the protein MTLADEVGTEAVLYETTDAGVTVITLNRPDRLNSWGADISAGVYAAFDRAEADPAVRAVVLTGTGRGFCAGAYMGAMQDLGASINEDTDVSKIVGERHPYFLTELRKPVIAAINGACVGIGLTHALMCDVRFAAAGAKFATAFPRRGLIGEYGITWILPRLAGWGASADLLLSGRTFFAEEALQLGLVKEVVAPEDLLPRALAYAEDLARNCSPASMAVIKRQLYGNAHDDVRQVSARAETLMHESMVRPDLLEGITAFFEKRPPNFPPLKEG, from the coding sequence ATGACGCTCGCCGACGAGGTGGGAACCGAGGCGGTGCTCTACGAAACAACCGACGCCGGCGTCACGGTCATCACGTTGAACCGCCCCGACAGGCTGAACTCCTGGGGTGCGGACATCTCGGCCGGCGTGTACGCCGCATTCGACCGTGCCGAGGCGGATCCGGCGGTCCGTGCCGTGGTGCTGACCGGTACCGGCCGGGGCTTCTGCGCCGGTGCGTACATGGGCGCGATGCAGGACCTCGGCGCCAGCATCAATGAAGACACCGATGTCAGCAAGATCGTCGGCGAGCGCCACCCGTATTTCCTCACCGAACTGCGCAAGCCCGTCATCGCGGCCATCAACGGCGCATGTGTCGGCATCGGTCTCACCCACGCATTGATGTGCGACGTCCGGTTCGCCGCTGCCGGAGCGAAATTCGCCACCGCGTTCCCGCGCCGGGGACTGATCGGCGAGTACGGTATCACCTGGATCCTGCCGAGGCTGGCCGGCTGGGGCGCCTCGGCGGATCTGCTGCTGAGCGGGCGGACCTTCTTCGCGGAGGAGGCGTTGCAGCTCGGCTTGGTGAAAGAGGTTGTGGCGCCTGAAGATCTGCTGCCCCGAGCCCTGGCGTATGCCGAGGATCTGGCCCGCAACTGCTCGCCCGCCTCGATGGCCGTGATCAAGCGCCAGCTGTACGGCAATGCCCACGATGACGTGCGGCAGGTCAGTGCGCGCGCCGAAACGCTGATGCACGAATCCATGGTGCGCCCCGACCTGCTCGAGGGCATCACCGCGTTCTTCGAGAAACGGCCCCCGAATTTCCCGCCCCTGAAAGAAGGTTGA
- a CDS encoding dihydrodipicolinate synthase family protein: MATAAEARDWARGALRGIGDSLYTPFCGTDGDDIDWDAYRYLVRYCVGDLGHQMLWCTSGLAEFWALTLAERKRLLEVAIEEGRRANPDVVIQACTATTSAKDCLELTLHAQHAGADIVYIQTPMMETHGGEGVLRFFSYIAERTDIALGMFNSPSSGYVLTPDESARIAEAIPAVCATKEGAFRPAASRRLHELAPYLAVWECDTMVYRAGWLRDGIVCPAQLGTAGYLYETPQRRIFTEYWDLVYADRLIEAMDFARDSGLDQFSLDLGSWFTCYPGRADYFTHWAGAFKYAASVLGMPVGAYPHSRPPQVVLPEVAKTQIETAYRKLGLIDD; the protein is encoded by the coding sequence ATGGCAACAGCAGCCGAGGCGAGGGACTGGGCCCGCGGTGCGCTACGCGGAATCGGTGATTCGCTCTATACCCCGTTCTGCGGCACCGACGGTGACGACATCGACTGGGACGCCTACCGGTACCTGGTGCGCTACTGCGTCGGCGACCTCGGTCACCAGATGCTTTGGTGTACCAGCGGTTTGGCCGAATTCTGGGCGCTGACCCTCGCTGAGCGCAAGCGACTGCTCGAGGTGGCGATCGAGGAGGGGCGCCGGGCCAACCCGGATGTCGTGATCCAGGCCTGCACCGCGACGACATCGGCCAAGGACTGTCTGGAGCTCACCTTGCACGCCCAGCACGCGGGCGCCGACATCGTCTACATCCAAACCCCGATGATGGAAACGCACGGAGGAGAAGGCGTCCTGCGCTTCTTCTCCTACATCGCCGAGCGCACCGACATCGCGCTGGGGATGTTCAACTCACCATCCTCGGGCTATGTGCTGACGCCCGACGAAAGCGCGCGGATTGCCGAGGCGATCCCTGCGGTGTGTGCCACCAAGGAGGGCGCGTTCCGGCCCGCGGCGAGCCGACGGCTGCACGAACTGGCGCCGTATCTCGCGGTTTGGGAGTGCGACACGATGGTGTACCGGGCCGGTTGGCTACGCGACGGCATCGTCTGTCCCGCCCAGTTGGGCACCGCCGGGTACCTGTACGAAACTCCACAACGCCGCATCTTCACCGAATACTGGGACCTGGTGTACGCCGACCGGCTCATCGAGGCGATGGACTTCGCCCGGGACTCCGGTCTGGACCAGTTCAGCCTGGACCTGGGGTCCTGGTTCACGTGTTATCCGGGCCGCGCCGACTATTTCACCCACTGGGCCGGCGCCTTCAAATACGCGGCCTCGGTGCTGGGAATGCCGGTCGGGGCCTATCCGCATTCCCGTCCGCCCCAGGTCGTGCTTCCCGAGGTCGCGAAGACTCAGATCGAAACCGCTTATCGGAAGCTCGGTTTGATCGACGATTGA
- a CDS encoding SDR family NAD(P)-dependent oxidoreductase gives MDLGFAGAATVVVGGGRGMGFATAQCLAEDGARIAIVGRSRDVLDAAATELTRLGSPEAVPIVADTSDGGQVDQAFAQLGQRWGVINALINTVGPGAAGNFEELTDDQWQEAFDAGLMGMVRCVRAALPLLRKAEWARVVNFSAHSTQRQSTRLPAYTAAKAALNSVSKNLSLLLAKDEIMVNVVSPGSISSEALRGWAATVGVDGNDPYALMAAIDEHFGHPAHLPRAGLPSEIGPVAAFLASKRNSYMTGANVNVDGGSDFI, from the coding sequence ATGGATCTCGGATTCGCCGGTGCGGCCACCGTCGTCGTGGGCGGTGGCCGTGGGATGGGTTTCGCGACCGCGCAGTGCCTGGCCGAGGACGGAGCTCGGATCGCGATCGTCGGGCGGTCCCGTGACGTACTCGACGCCGCCGCGACGGAGCTGACCCGCCTCGGATCGCCCGAGGCGGTGCCGATCGTCGCGGACACCTCCGACGGCGGCCAGGTCGACCAGGCCTTCGCCCAGTTGGGTCAGCGGTGGGGTGTGATCAATGCCTTGATCAACACGGTCGGCCCCGGCGCCGCGGGCAACTTCGAGGAGTTGACCGACGACCAGTGGCAAGAGGCGTTCGACGCCGGTCTGATGGGCATGGTGCGCTGCGTGCGCGCGGCATTGCCGTTGCTACGCAAGGCCGAGTGGGCACGCGTCGTCAACTTCTCGGCCCACTCCACCCAGCGGCAGAGCACGCGGCTACCGGCCTACACAGCGGCCAAAGCAGCCCTCAACAGTGTGTCCAAGAACCTTTCGCTGTTGTTGGCCAAGGACGAGATCATGGTCAATGTGGTCTCACCGGGCAGCATCTCGTCGGAGGCGCTGCGGGGCTGGGCCGCCACGGTGGGTGTCGACGGCAACGATCCGTATGCGTTGATGGCGGCCATCGACGAGCATTTCGGGCATCCTGCCCACCTGCCCCGCGCCGGACTTCCCAGCGAAATCGGTCCCGTCGCAGCATTTCTCGCCTCCAAGCGCAATTCGTACATGACGGGTGCGAACGTCAACGTGGATGGTGGATCGGACTTCATCTAG
- a CDS encoding crotonase/enoyl-CoA hydratase family protein yields MSEVVLRERRGRTLVITINRPEARNAFNLAVVQGLADAMDELDDTPELSVAVLTGAGGNFCAGMDLKAFASGELPYVPGRGAGFTERPPRKPLIAAVEGFALAGGTELVLATDLVVASKVAKFGIPEVKRGLVAGGGGLLRLHQRIPYQKAMELALTGDSFTAEEAAAWGFVNKLTEPGEALDGALELADRITANGPLAVAVTKEIIASSSEWSADEMWKKQGELLAPVFSSNDAKEGAIAFAEKRAPNWTGS; encoded by the coding sequence GTGTCGGAAGTAGTTCTGCGGGAGCGTCGTGGTCGGACGCTCGTCATCACGATCAATCGTCCGGAAGCGCGCAACGCGTTCAACCTTGCGGTGGTTCAGGGGCTCGCCGATGCGATGGACGAGCTCGACGACACCCCCGAGCTGTCGGTGGCGGTCCTCACCGGTGCGGGCGGAAACTTCTGCGCCGGCATGGACCTGAAGGCGTTCGCTTCGGGGGAGCTGCCCTACGTTCCCGGTCGCGGTGCGGGTTTCACCGAGCGCCCGCCGCGCAAGCCGTTGATCGCCGCGGTCGAAGGGTTCGCGCTCGCCGGTGGTACCGAGTTGGTGCTGGCCACTGACCTGGTTGTGGCCTCCAAGGTCGCGAAGTTCGGTATCCCCGAGGTCAAGCGCGGTCTGGTGGCCGGCGGTGGCGGCCTGCTGCGACTGCACCAGCGCATCCCGTACCAGAAGGCGATGGAACTCGCGCTCACCGGCGACAGCTTCACCGCCGAGGAAGCCGCCGCGTGGGGTTTCGTCAACAAGCTCACCGAGCCCGGAGAAGCGCTCGACGGTGCGCTCGAACTCGCCGATCGGATCACCGCCAACGGCCCGCTGGCCGTGGCCGTGACCAAGGAGATCATCGCCTCGTCCTCGGAGTGGTCGGCCGACGAGATGTGGAAGAAGCAGGGCGAACTGCTCGCACCGGTGTTCTCCTCCAACGACGCCAAGGAGGGGGCGATCGCCTTCGCCGAGAAGCGCGCCCCCAATTGGACCGGTTCCTGA
- a CDS encoding TetR/AcrR family transcriptional regulator, protein MEVPAVAKQPTAEKRQRRERGSINPDDIINGAFELAEQVSIDNLSMPLLGKHLGVGVTSIYWYFRKKDDLLNAMTDRALREFVVATPYVEAKDWRESLANHARTMRKAFMANPILCDLILIRSALSPRAARLGVQEMETAISGLVEAGLSVEDAFDTYSAVSVHVRGSVVLHRLYEKNRANDNAPGDYEETMVIDPETTPLLAQVTSEGHRIGAADEKNFEYGLECILDHAAQRIEANAGKAKKAPARRKAAAS, encoded by the coding sequence ATGGAGGTGCCCGCAGTGGCAAAGCAACCGACCGCTGAGAAGCGTCAACGGCGCGAACGTGGATCCATCAATCCCGACGACATCATCAACGGCGCATTCGAACTCGCCGAGCAGGTGTCGATCGACAACCTCAGCATGCCGCTGCTGGGCAAACATCTCGGCGTCGGTGTCACGAGCATCTACTGGTACTTCCGCAAGAAGGACGATCTGCTCAACGCGATGACCGACCGCGCCCTGCGCGAGTTCGTCGTCGCCACCCCGTACGTGGAGGCCAAGGACTGGCGCGAGTCACTGGCCAATCACGCCCGCACCATGCGAAAAGCCTTCATGGCCAATCCGATCCTGTGTGATCTCATTCTCATTCGGTCCGCACTGAGCCCGCGCGCCGCACGCCTCGGCGTGCAGGAGATGGAGACCGCCATCTCCGGTCTGGTCGAAGCCGGGCTGTCGGTCGAGGACGCCTTCGACACCTATTCCGCCGTGTCCGTCCACGTCCGCGGGTCGGTGGTGCTGCATCGCCTCTACGAGAAGAACCGGGCCAACGACAACGCGCCCGGCGATTACGAAGAGACCATGGTCATCGATCCCGAGACCACCCCGCTGCTGGCACAGGTCACCAGCGAGGGGCACCGCATCGGCGCGGCCGACGAGAAGAACTTCGAGTACGGCCTGGAGTGCATCCTCGACCATGCCGCGCAGCGGATCGAGGCGAATGCCGGCAAGGCCAAGAAGGCGCCCGCCCGCCGGAAGGCCGCGGCCAGCTGA
- a CDS encoding thiolase family protein codes for MPTPVIVGAARTAIGRSFKGTLVNTPPETLITTVLPEVVRRAGINPEAIDDLIFAESNYGGGDIARYAADALGWQSVPGQAVNRHCAGSLTAIGNAAAQIGSGMERVLVAGGVQSLSSSPLMKWRVPGFGPEIEFIEPWMTPTHVETPDAPMRDMSITVGWNTAQAAGITREDMDAWAARSHQRAIAAIDAGKFLDEIVPLKVNQPDGSVIEFSVDEHPRRGTTAEKLAELKVLHPEIEGFSITAGNSSGTNDAAAAVALVGDDYAAAENLNVMAKVRAWGAVGVAARDTGLGGVEVIGKVLDRAGLKPSDVALWEINEAFASVPIAAVRKYGIDEELVNFSGSGCSLGHPISASGARMVTTLIYELQRQGGGIGVAAMCAGGGQGGGLVIEV; via the coding sequence ATGCCAACACCCGTCATCGTGGGCGCTGCCCGCACAGCGATCGGCCGCTCCTTCAAGGGAACGCTGGTCAACACCCCGCCGGAAACCTTGATCACCACGGTCCTGCCCGAGGTCGTGCGTCGCGCCGGTATCAACCCGGAAGCCATCGACGACCTGATCTTCGCCGAATCCAACTATGGCGGCGGCGATATCGCCCGCTACGCGGCCGACGCGCTGGGCTGGCAGTCGGTGCCCGGCCAGGCCGTCAACCGGCACTGCGCCGGATCGCTCACCGCGATCGGCAATGCGGCTGCCCAGATCGGCTCCGGCATGGAGCGGGTCCTGGTCGCCGGCGGCGTGCAGTCGCTGTCCTCGTCGCCGCTGATGAAATGGCGCGTTCCGGGATTCGGTCCCGAGATCGAGTTCATCGAGCCGTGGATGACCCCGACGCACGTCGAGACGCCCGATGCGCCGATGCGCGACATGTCGATCACGGTCGGCTGGAACACCGCGCAGGCCGCCGGGATCACCCGTGAGGACATGGACGCCTGGGCCGCGCGCTCGCATCAGCGGGCGATCGCCGCCATTGACGCGGGCAAGTTCCTCGACGAGATCGTGCCGCTCAAGGTGAACCAGCCCGACGGCTCGGTCATCGAGTTCAGCGTCGACGAGCACCCGCGCCGTGGCACCACCGCCGAGAAGCTCGCCGAGCTCAAGGTCCTGCACCCGGAGATCGAAGGATTCTCCATCACTGCGGGCAACAGCAGCGGCACCAACGACGCTGCCGCTGCTGTCGCGCTGGTCGGCGACGACTATGCGGCCGCGGAGAACCTCAACGTGATGGCCAAGGTCAGGGCCTGGGGCGCGGTCGGCGTTGCCGCTCGCGACACCGGCCTCGGTGGCGTCGAGGTGATCGGCAAGGTGCTCGACCGGGCCGGGCTCAAGCCCTCGGATGTGGCGCTGTGGGAGATCAACGAGGCCTTCGCCTCGGTACCGATCGCCGCGGTCCGCAAGTACGGCATCGACGAGGAGCTGGTGAACTTCTCCGGCAGCGGCTGCAGCCTGGGCCATCCGATCTCGGCCTCGGGTGCCCGCATGGTCACCACGCTGATCTACGAACTGCAGCGTCAGGGTGGCGGTATCGGTGTGGCAGCGATGTGCGCCGGCGGCGGCCAGGGCGGCGGGCTGGTCATCGAGGTCTAG